Proteins encoded within one genomic window of Marinobacter halotolerans:
- the tilS gene encoding tRNA lysidine(34) synthetase TilS, producing MTQAGKAGPDGDWPDPLLDSVRNLPAHAGLYVALSGGLDSVLLLHTAAIACRGFRPPTAIHINHQLQSNASDTEALCQHLCQSLDVPLKTIAVEVAAHLPQEDAGTGGLEEAARDARYRAFESCLCEGDLLLMAHHADDQTETVLFRLLRGTGVAGLGGMPRSRALGKGLVYRPFLDFSRQDLEQWARVHDVKWIEDPSNQDQRFDRNFLRRAIIPALKQRWPSLNRRVAATVSACRESDELAASLARIHFTQCEDKDGGLDLGMLARLTLAEQKNLLRWWVANHQYSPPNPADWQGLLSDFLASGNDRQPEYRGDGYRLRRFQNSLRLVARQPSSGLDSVALMAGQPMKWGGWLLELRAVNGTDKPAPELRIFTRHGGERIRPRADGPSKPLKNWLQEQTVPAWERGSLPLVMESSGGAEALVAVGDLWVSERYCGEAPASGWRLILERDSN from the coding sequence ATGACACAGGCCGGTAAAGCCGGCCCTGATGGTGACTGGCCGGATCCCCTTCTGGATTCGGTCAGGAACCTGCCGGCCCATGCCGGTCTGTATGTTGCCCTCAGTGGCGGCCTTGACTCTGTCCTCCTTCTTCACACCGCTGCCATTGCCTGTCGGGGATTCCGTCCGCCGACGGCGATTCATATCAATCACCAGCTCCAGTCCAATGCCTCGGATACGGAAGCACTCTGTCAGCATCTCTGCCAGTCCCTGGACGTGCCTCTGAAAACCATTGCCGTTGAGGTGGCCGCCCATTTGCCGCAGGAAGATGCCGGTACCGGGGGGTTGGAGGAGGCCGCGAGGGATGCCAGATACCGTGCGTTCGAATCCTGTTTGTGTGAAGGCGACCTGTTGCTGATGGCCCATCATGCGGACGACCAGACTGAGACCGTACTGTTCCGCCTGCTTCGTGGAACGGGCGTTGCGGGCCTGGGGGGGATGCCCCGGTCCCGTGCGCTGGGGAAAGGTCTGGTTTACCGGCCGTTCCTTGACTTCAGTCGACAGGATCTGGAGCAGTGGGCGCGCGTCCACGACGTTAAATGGATCGAGGATCCAAGCAATCAGGATCAGCGCTTCGACCGGAATTTTCTTCGCCGCGCGATTATTCCGGCTTTAAAGCAGCGCTGGCCTTCACTCAATCGACGTGTGGCGGCCACGGTCAGTGCCTGTCGCGAAAGCGACGAGCTGGCCGCCAGTCTTGCCAGAATCCACTTTACTCAGTGCGAGGATAAAGACGGCGGGCTGGATCTCGGGATGCTCGCCAGGCTTACGCTTGCCGAGCAGAAAAACCTTTTACGCTGGTGGGTAGCGAATCACCAGTATTCTCCGCCCAATCCCGCTGACTGGCAGGGGCTGTTGTCGGATTTTCTGGCCTCCGGTAACGACCGGCAGCCGGAATATCGCGGTGACGGTTATCGGCTCAGGCGTTTTCAGAACAGCCTGCGACTAGTGGCACGACAGCCTTCGTCGGGTCTGGACAGTGTTGCACTGATGGCTGGACAGCCCATGAAGTGGGGTGGCTGGCTGCTGGAACTGCGAGCGGTAAACGGAACAGACAAACCTGCTCCCGAGCTGAGAATCTTTACCAGGCATGGTGGAGAGCGAATCCGTCCGCGGGCTGACGGGCCATCCAAGCCGTTAAAAAACTGGCTTCAGGAACAAACCGTTCCGGCCTGGGAACGTGGCAGCCTGCCGCTGGTTATGGAGTCCTCCGGAGGTGCGGAAGCGCTGGTGGCGGTCGGTGATCTTTGGGTTTCAGAGCGGTACTGTGGGGAGGCACCTGCCAGTGGCTGGCGCCTGATTCTGGAGCGGGATTCTAATTGA
- the accA gene encoding acetyl-CoA carboxylase carboxyl transferase subunit alpha yields MNPNYLDFEQPIADLEAKIEELRMVGNDTDINITDEITRLKKKSVSLTESIFSDLKPWDVARLARHPRRPYTHDYIEMMFDDFDELHGDRRYADDQAIVGGTARLDGKPVMVIGHQKGREVRDKVRRNFGMPRPEGYRKALRLMELAERFNMPILTFIDTPGAYPGIGAEERGQSEAIAFNLAVMSRLKTPIISTVVGEGGSGGALAIGVCDQLNMLQYSTYAVISPEGCASILWKSAEHAAQAAEAMGVTAQRLKELGIADNILPEPLGGAHRNPDKMAEVLKERLAQGLDELCALPTDELVSRRYERLTRYDTGR; encoded by the coding sequence ATGAATCCTAACTATCTTGATTTCGAACAGCCTATTGCCGACCTTGAAGCCAAGATTGAAGAGCTTCGCATGGTGGGTAATGACACCGACATCAATATCACTGATGAAATTACCCGCCTGAAGAAAAAGAGCGTCAGTCTCACAGAAAGTATCTTCTCGGATCTGAAACCCTGGGATGTCGCCCGTCTTGCCCGTCACCCCAGGCGGCCCTACACCCACGATTACATCGAAATGATGTTCGATGATTTTGACGAGCTCCACGGTGACCGCCGCTATGCAGATGATCAGGCCATTGTGGGTGGGACCGCCAGGCTTGATGGTAAGCCGGTGATGGTTATCGGCCACCAGAAAGGCCGGGAAGTGCGTGACAAGGTCAGGCGGAACTTCGGCATGCCAAGGCCCGAGGGTTATCGCAAGGCGCTTCGTCTGATGGAGCTGGCTGAGCGCTTTAATATGCCGATTCTGACCTTTATTGATACCCCCGGTGCTTATCCGGGTATCGGCGCCGAAGAGCGTGGGCAGAGCGAGGCCATTGCCTTTAATCTAGCGGTCATGTCCCGCCTGAAAACCCCGATTATTTCCACGGTGGTGGGCGAGGGTGGTTCCGGCGGCGCCCTGGCGATTGGTGTGTGCGATCAGCTCAACATGCTCCAGTACTCCACCTACGCGGTTATCTCCCCCGAGGGCTGCGCGTCTATTCTGTGGAAGAGTGCAGAACACGCGGCCCAGGCCGCAGAGGCCATGGGTGTGACGGCCCAGAGGCTGAAAGAGCTTGGTATCGCAGACAATATATTGCCCGAACCCCTCGGAGGGGCTCACCGCAATCCGGATAAAATGGCAGAAGTACTGAAGGAAAGACTGGCCCAGGGTCTGGACGAGCTCTGCGCACTGCCGACCGACGAACTGGTCTCGCGCCGGTACGAGCGGCTGACACGCTATGACACAGGCCGGTAA
- the dnaE gene encoding DNA polymerase III subunit alpha, with amino-acid sequence MSDTFVHLRVHSEYSMVDGLVRVKPLIERVAELGMPAVGLTEQSNMCSLVRFYKAATGAGVKPIIGADLWVDNPDEPENPFRLTLLARNQDGYLNLTEIVSRGYTEGQRFGIPIIQRKWLEDGREGLIALSGGKMGDVGKALLAGKTDLARVRAEYWASLYPGSYYLELQRTGRPGDEDCLHASVDVATELSCPVVATNDVHFLHADDFEAHEARVCIGESRTLDDPRRDRRFSDQQYLRSAEEMIELFSDIPEAVQNTVEIARRCSVQVRMGEYFLPKYPIPAGMTMDEYFRKVSEDGLEDRLAKTLSKDDPEYDQKREAYYTRLNFELDIIIQMGFPGYFLIVMDFIKWAKNNGVPVGPGRGSGAGSLVAYAQLITDLDPLEYDLLFERFLNPERVSMPDFDVDFCMEGRDRVIAYVAEKYGREAVSQIITFGTMAAKAVVRDVARVQGKSYGLADKLSKMIPFEPGMTLEKAIEQEPQLGEFLENDEEAQEIWEMALKLEGVCRNAGKHAGGVVIAPTKITDFSPLYCDDEGGSLVTQFDKGDVEDAGLVKFDFLGLRTLTIIDWALKMINPRREKRGETGLDINEIPLDDVPSFTMLKKAETTAVFQLESRGMKDLIRRLQPDSLEDMIALVALFRPGPLQSGMVDDFIDRKHGRQPVSFPHPDYQYDGLKPVLEPTYGVILYQEQVMQIAQVMAGYTLGNADMLRRAMGKKKPEEMAKQKQFFLDGCEKNGIDKTLAENIFDLVEKFAGYGFNKSHSAAYALVSYQTLWLKAHYPAEFMAAVLTADMQNTDKVVTLVEECRSMGLDLLVPDVSRSEYTFTVNDDGQVVYGLGAIKGLGEGPIQSIVEGRADGEPYQDLFDFCRRVDLKKVNKRAIEALIRCGAMDKLGAGRAHLMASIDKAIQQAGQQSRNESVGMTDMFGDIFAGGEGEDPYADVAGVREWPEKQRLKGEKDTLGLYLTGHPFDEYEKEVRRFVRSPISDLKPSRQPQRVAGLVVAQRSMKTRTGSTMAFITLDDRSARIEATLFSEAFFEHRELLQSDQVIVVEGQVSHDDYSGQMKMRVSSVMDVGTARQQFSRGLKLSIHADQLQNGLLDKLDSTLRPFRCEGSPVWIDYSTEQASTRIELGNAWRVQPDDDLLLELKYLVGDQAVELVYD; translated from the coding sequence ATGTCTGACACCTTTGTTCATTTACGCGTTCACTCCGAGTATTCCATGGTGGACGGCCTGGTGCGGGTCAAACCGCTGATCGAGCGTGTCGCCGAGCTTGGCATGCCGGCCGTCGGGCTTACCGAGCAGTCCAATATGTGTTCCCTGGTGCGCTTTTACAAAGCGGCGACGGGTGCCGGTGTGAAGCCGATCATCGGGGCCGATCTATGGGTCGACAACCCGGACGAGCCTGAGAACCCTTTCCGTCTGACGCTGCTCGCCCGCAACCAGGACGGCTATCTGAACCTGACCGAAATTGTCTCCCGTGGCTATACCGAGGGCCAGCGCTTCGGCATTCCCATCATCCAGCGCAAGTGGCTGGAAGACGGTCGGGAAGGCCTGATCGCGCTCTCGGGCGGCAAGATGGGCGATGTCGGCAAGGCTCTACTGGCAGGGAAGACAGACCTGGCCAGGGTACGTGCGGAATACTGGGCATCTCTTTACCCCGGCTCCTACTATCTGGAACTTCAGCGCACGGGTCGTCCCGGGGACGAAGACTGCCTGCATGCCAGCGTCGACGTGGCCACGGAGTTGTCCTGCCCGGTGGTTGCCACCAATGATGTCCACTTTCTTCACGCCGATGATTTCGAGGCCCACGAAGCCCGGGTCTGCATCGGCGAAAGCCGCACCCTGGATGACCCCCGTCGTGACCGCCGCTTCAGTGACCAGCAGTACCTGCGCAGCGCTGAGGAAATGATCGAGCTCTTTTCGGATATCCCCGAGGCTGTCCAGAATACAGTGGAAATTGCCCGCCGGTGCTCGGTTCAGGTGCGAATGGGCGAGTATTTCCTGCCGAAGTATCCGATACCGGCGGGCATGACCATGGACGAGTACTTCCGCAAGGTCTCGGAAGACGGCCTGGAAGATCGCTTGGCGAAAACCCTGAGCAAGGACGATCCCGAATACGATCAGAAGCGCGAGGCCTACTACACTCGCCTGAATTTCGAGCTGGATATCATCATCCAGATGGGGTTCCCCGGTTACTTTCTGATCGTTATGGACTTCATCAAGTGGGCCAAGAACAACGGCGTGCCGGTGGGGCCGGGCCGGGGCTCCGGTGCCGGTTCCCTGGTGGCCTACGCCCAGCTGATTACCGATCTGGATCCGCTGGAATACGACCTGCTGTTCGAGCGCTTCCTGAACCCGGAGCGGGTGTCCATGCCCGACTTTGACGTCGACTTCTGCATGGAAGGCCGCGATCGGGTGATCGCCTACGTTGCGGAGAAATACGGTCGTGAGGCGGTGTCCCAGATCATCACTTTCGGCACTATGGCCGCGAAAGCGGTGGTACGTGACGTAGCGCGGGTGCAGGGCAAGTCCTACGGCCTCGCGGACAAGCTCTCCAAGATGATTCCGTTCGAGCCGGGCATGACCCTGGAAAAGGCGATTGAACAGGAGCCCCAGTTGGGCGAGTTCCTGGAGAACGACGAAGAAGCCCAGGAAATCTGGGAAATGGCCCTGAAGCTAGAAGGCGTCTGCCGGAATGCGGGCAAGCACGCAGGTGGCGTGGTGATCGCACCCACCAAGATTACGGATTTCTCGCCGCTCTACTGCGACGACGAGGGCGGCAGCCTGGTGACCCAGTTCGACAAGGGCGATGTGGAGGACGCCGGGCTGGTGAAGTTCGACTTCCTGGGCCTGCGGACCCTGACCATCATCGACTGGGCCCTGAAGATGATTAACCCGCGCCGGGAAAAGCGGGGCGAGACCGGGCTGGACATCAACGAGATTCCGCTGGATGACGTACCGTCTTTCACCATGCTGAAGAAGGCAGAAACCACCGCTGTATTCCAGCTGGAATCCCGTGGCATGAAAGACCTCATCCGCCGGCTCCAGCCGGACTCTCTGGAGGACATGATCGCCCTGGTGGCCCTGTTCCGCCCGGGCCCGCTCCAGTCCGGCATGGTGGATGACTTCATCGACCGCAAACACGGGCGCCAGCCGGTCTCCTTCCCGCATCCGGATTACCAGTACGATGGACTCAAGCCGGTGTTGGAGCCCACTTATGGGGTTATCCTGTATCAGGAACAGGTGATGCAGATTGCCCAGGTAATGGCAGGCTACACCCTGGGCAACGCCGACATGCTGCGCCGGGCCATGGGTAAGAAAAAGCCCGAGGAAATGGCCAAGCAGAAGCAGTTCTTTCTGGACGGCTGCGAGAAAAACGGCATCGACAAGACACTTGCCGAGAATATTTTTGACCTGGTGGAAAAATTCGCCGGCTACGGTTTCAACAAATCGCATTCGGCCGCGTACGCACTGGTGTCCTATCAGACACTCTGGCTGAAAGCCCATTACCCGGCAGAGTTCATGGCGGCGGTATTGACCGCCGATATGCAGAACACCGACAAGGTTGTCACACTGGTGGAAGAGTGCCGGAGCATGGGGCTGGACCTGCTGGTTCCGGACGTCAGCCGCTCGGAATACACCTTTACCGTCAATGACGACGGCCAGGTTGTCTATGGGCTGGGCGCCATCAAGGGCCTGGGTGAGGGGCCGATCCAGAGCATCGTCGAGGGCCGCGCCGATGGCGAGCCCTATCAGGATCTGTTCGACTTCTGCCGTCGCGTTGACCTGAAGAAAGTGAACAAACGGGCCATTGAAGCCCTCATTCGCTGCGGCGCCATGGACAAACTCGGTGCGGGCCGGGCTCATCTGATGGCCAGTATCGACAAGGCGATCCAGCAGGCGGGCCAGCAGTCCCGTAACGAATCCGTGGGTATGACGGACATGTTCGGCGACATCTTTGCCGGTGGCGAGGGTGAAGATCCTTATGCAGACGTGGCCGGCGTTCGGGAGTGGCCGGAAAAACAGCGGCTCAAGGGGGAAAAAGACACTCTTGGCCTCTACCTGACCGGCCATCCGTTTGACGAGTATGAAAAGGAAGTGCGCCGGTTCGTGCGATCGCCCATTTCTGACCTGAAGCCCTCCCGCCAACCCCAGCGGGTTGCCGGGCTGGTGGTGGCCCAGCGGTCCATGAAAACCCGCACCGGTTCCACCATGGCATTCATTACCCTGGACGACCGCAGTGCCCGGATTGAAGCGACGCTTTTTTCCGAGGCATTCTTTGAGCACCGGGAACTGCTGCAATCGGATCAGGTGATTGTGGTGGAGGGTCAGGTCAGCCACGATGACTATTCCGGGCAGATGAAAATGCGGGTCAGTTCGGTGATGGATGTGGGCACGGCCCGACAACAGTTCAGTCGCGGCCTCAAGCTGTCGATTCATGCGGACCAGTTGCAGAACGGCCTGCTGGACAAGCTGGATTCAACGCTCAGGCCCTTCCGCTGCGAGGGTAGCCCGGTGTGGATCGACTACAGTACAGAACAGGCGAGCACCCGCATCGAACTCGGCAACGCCTGGCGGGTGCAGCCGGATGACGACCTTCTGCTGGAGTTGAAATACCTGGTGGGCGACCAGGCGGTTGAACTGGTCTATGATTGA
- a CDS encoding TlpA family protein disulfide reductase: MQYPGKARLKNSNTTRAYGLSGVLVLLLLAGCQNQEFERANGTTLEWESLRGHWVLVNYWAEWCKPCLEEIPELNALDRSGSVVVLGVNFDGVKGQALMDLGDRMGIEYGMLAEDPGPDFGWQIPVGLPATFVVDPEGNLMEARFGPQTEEDITALINE, encoded by the coding sequence TTGCAATACCCCGGAAAGGCACGCCTAAAAAACTCTAATACCACCAGAGCTTACGGCCTGTCTGGTGTTCTGGTTCTGTTGTTGTTGGCAGGTTGTCAGAATCAGGAATTCGAGCGCGCAAACGGCACCACTCTGGAGTGGGAAAGCCTCCGTGGCCACTGGGTGCTGGTGAATTACTGGGCTGAATGGTGTAAGCCCTGCCTGGAAGAAATTCCAGAGCTGAATGCCCTTGATCGATCTGGTTCTGTCGTGGTGCTGGGTGTTAATTTTGATGGTGTAAAAGGGCAGGCGCTGATGGATCTGGGCGACAGAATGGGCATCGAGTATGGCATGCTGGCAGAAGATCCCGGCCCGGATTTCGGCTGGCAGATTCCAGTCGGGCTTCCCGCCACTTTTGTGGTCGACCCGGAGGGGAATCTAATGGAAGCCCGTTTCGGTCCACAGACCGAAGAAGACATCACCGCCCTGATCAATGAATAA
- the wrbA gene encoding NAD(P)H:quinone oxidoreductase encodes MATESPYILVLYYSRTGQTAEMATQIARGISKVSGLDARIRTVPPVSPDTEASLPPVPDSGAPYATKADLEHCAGLALGSPTRFGNMASPLKYFLDTTGDLWLSGALAGKPAGAFTSTGSLHGGQETTLLTMMVPLLHHGMVLCGVPYSEKALNETTAGGTPYGPSHWAGTGQPKALSDAEKTICQTFGQRLANLAIKLR; translated from the coding sequence ATGGCAACCGAGTCCCCCTATATATTGGTGCTGTATTATAGCCGTACCGGGCAGACGGCCGAAATGGCCACACAGATCGCCCGGGGTATTTCAAAGGTCAGCGGCCTCGACGCCCGCATTCGAACCGTGCCGCCGGTTTCGCCGGACACCGAGGCATCACTGCCGCCGGTCCCGGACAGTGGTGCTCCCTATGCCACCAAAGCGGACCTGGAACACTGCGCGGGCCTGGCCCTGGGAAGCCCTACCCGTTTCGGCAACATGGCGTCACCCCTGAAATATTTTCTCGATACCACCGGGGATCTCTGGCTAAGCGGCGCTCTGGCCGGCAAACCGGCCGGGGCGTTTACATCGACAGGCAGTCTCCATGGCGGACAGGAAACCACGTTGCTGACCATGATGGTTCCGCTGCTTCACCACGGCATGGTGCTTTGTGGCGTGCCTTACTCCGAGAAGGCACTCAATGAGACCACCGCCGGTGGCACGCCCTACGGGCCTTCCCACTGGGCCGGAACCGGACAGCCAAAAGCGCTGAGCGATGCTGAAAAAACAATCTGTCAGACGTTCGGACAGAGACTGGCAAACCTCGCAATCAAATTACGCTAA
- a CDS encoding DUF2069 domain-containing protein: protein MLNNPKAKLTIRLILCLYVTTLAVLTLTTFYPDPVQGVSVPLILSVKLIPLLLFAVPVFRGDNRGIIWLSFVVIFYFTQYTVSAWLSEGAAVPVILAVLTFLLFTVAMFHLKLNRKPADSGT from the coding sequence ATGCTCAATAATCCCAAAGCAAAACTGACCATCAGACTGATTCTCTGCCTTTATGTCACCACGCTTGCGGTGCTGACATTAACAACCTTCTACCCTGACCCGGTTCAGGGAGTGTCCGTTCCCCTGATCCTGAGCGTGAAGCTGATTCCGCTCCTTCTGTTCGCAGTGCCGGTTTTCCGGGGTGATAACCGAGGCATCATCTGGTTAAGTTTTGTGGTTATCTTCTATTTCACCCAATACACCGTCTCGGCCTGGCTTAGCGAGGGGGCGGCTGTGCCCGTGATACTGGCGGTGCTGACATTCCTTCTGTTCACTGTGGCCATGTTTCATCTCAAGCTGAACCGCAAACCCGCTGACAGTGGCACCTGA
- a CDS encoding GspE/PulE family protein, producing MADQTFPPAPHRSTLTLRDLCTALVGSDEISQEDAEKVLSANIGATNDLGHPASKKHPLELIAKAGLESQRTGRTLNLDVLTQWLANWSDQPYYHIDPLKIDTPAIARVMSYAFAQRHGILAVEIGRDEVLIASTEPFKSDWESNLRQAVQKDIRRVVANPEDIRRYTVEFYQLANSVSKASGNRGGAAAGSQNFEQLLDLGANLNPDANDQHVVKIVDWLLQYAFDQRASDIHIEPRRTVTQVRFRIDGVLHNVYEFPEQVGVAVTSRLKILGRLNVAEKRRPQDGRIKTRKPDNSEVELRLATMPTAFGEKMVMRIFDPEVLLKSFSQLGFSNEDREKWQAITGRPHGIVLVTGPTGSGKTTTLYSTLKQLATPEVNLCTIEDPIEMVEPTFNQMQVQSNIDLTFASGVRALMRQDPDIIMIGEIRDLETAEMAVQAALTGHLVLSTLHTNDAPSAITRLMELGIPPYLIRATVLGVMAQRLARTLCPHCKAPGPLDEKAWQALTRPWKATPPKQVFHPVGCLECRNTGYFGREGVYEIMKLSDALIQKITEQCELEQIRLTAYKEGMKSLRLSGAQKVAAGETTIEEILRVTPESQR from the coding sequence ATGGCCGACCAGACGTTTCCGCCAGCACCCCACAGAAGCACGCTTACACTGCGGGACCTTTGCACCGCATTGGTAGGCAGCGATGAGATTTCCCAGGAAGATGCAGAAAAGGTGCTGTCGGCCAACATCGGGGCCACCAACGACCTGGGCCATCCCGCCAGCAAGAAGCACCCGCTGGAACTAATCGCCAAAGCCGGCCTTGAAAGCCAACGCACGGGCCGCACACTGAACCTTGATGTCCTGACCCAGTGGCTGGCCAACTGGTCAGACCAGCCGTACTACCATATTGATCCGCTGAAAATAGACACCCCGGCCATTGCCCGGGTCATGTCCTACGCCTTTGCCCAGCGCCATGGCATCCTGGCGGTAGAGATTGGCCGCGACGAAGTACTGATTGCCAGTACGGAACCCTTCAAAAGCGACTGGGAATCCAACCTCAGGCAGGCAGTACAGAAAGATATCCGCCGGGTTGTGGCCAACCCCGAAGACATCCGCCGTTACACCGTGGAGTTCTACCAGCTGGCCAACTCGGTCAGTAAGGCCAGTGGCAATCGTGGCGGCGCCGCCGCAGGGTCCCAGAACTTTGAGCAGTTGCTGGACCTCGGCGCCAACCTGAACCCTGATGCCAACGACCAGCACGTGGTCAAGATTGTGGACTGGCTGCTCCAGTATGCCTTTGACCAGCGCGCGTCGGACATTCATATCGAACCCCGCCGTACCGTCACCCAGGTGCGATTCCGCATCGACGGGGTGTTACACAACGTCTATGAATTTCCGGAACAGGTGGGCGTGGCCGTTACCAGCCGGCTGAAAATTCTCGGCCGCCTGAACGTGGCGGAAAAACGTCGTCCGCAGGATGGCCGCATCAAGACCCGCAAGCCGGACAACAGTGAAGTGGAGCTGCGACTGGCCACCATGCCCACCGCTTTCGGTGAGAAAATGGTAATGCGGATTTTCGATCCGGAAGTGCTTCTCAAATCTTTCTCGCAGCTAGGATTCTCCAACGAAGACCGTGAAAAATGGCAGGCGATCACCGGACGGCCCCACGGCATCGTGCTGGTCACCGGCCCCACCGGTTCCGGCAAGACCACTACCCTGTATTCAACGCTGAAACAGCTGGCCACACCGGAAGTGAACCTGTGCACCATCGAAGACCCCATCGAAATGGTGGAGCCCACATTTAACCAGATGCAGGTGCAGTCGAACATTGACCTGACGTTTGCATCCGGTGTGCGGGCGCTGATGCGCCAGGACCCGGATATCATCATGATCGGCGAGATTCGGGATCTGGAAACGGCGGAAATGGCCGTTCAGGCCGCCCTGACCGGCCACCTGGTACTGTCTACCCTGCACACCAATGACGCACCGAGCGCCATCACCCGACTGATGGAGCTGGGCATTCCACCGTATCTGATCCGGGCCACGGTGCTTGGCGTGATGGCCCAGCGCCTGGCGCGTACCCTTTGTCCCCACTGCAAGGCGCCGGGCCCTCTGGATGAAAAAGCGTGGCAGGCCCTGACCCGTCCCTGGAAAGCGACGCCGCCAAAACAGGTTTTCCACCCCGTGGGCTGCCTGGAGTGTCGGAACACCGGCTACTTTGGGCGCGAAGGGGTCTACGAAATCATGAAACTCAGCGATGCCCTGATTCAGAAAATCACCGAACAGTGCGAGCTCGAGCAGATTCGGCTCACCGCCTACAAGGAAGGTATGAAGTCATTGCGGTTAAGCGGAGCCCAGAAAGTCGCCGCTGGCGAAACCACGATCGAGGAAATTCTTCGGGTCACACCGGAGAGTCAACGTTAG
- a CDS encoding DUF3080 domain-containing protein: MMDEYVERVARVLELDPAFSELPPASNLPRRRDRLLNIPELEMGMLDFLSLYGCELQYVIGEKNSVMGKVMQPLNRLRYEIRFIESGEECLSEITREDVRESLLKAIQSKKETLPIAIWNATWGIQEIEPLFTLAKGNYPVAPEGNPVSDLAIDANRLNDTVAMLLAGNLSPSLDFVGEVHQRWQAEHRAGQLVNSARLLIARLGDGTALLKERIEGRPLCLNGKPNNQSNIVQSMFFSVYIEKVQPYLATVKRAQEQLIDPLRRLATMQQSVMTAEFRRWQSRHLEAMGDESLWAQLDGAIADHTRAWQTLLEQCGLRPQA, translated from the coding sequence ATGATGGACGAATACGTGGAGCGGGTGGCCCGGGTGCTGGAGCTTGATCCCGCGTTCTCGGAACTGCCGCCCGCCTCGAATTTACCCCGCCGTCGTGACCGTCTTCTGAATATTCCGGAACTGGAAATGGGGATGCTGGATTTCCTGTCGCTCTATGGCTGCGAGCTTCAGTATGTCATCGGGGAAAAGAACTCGGTGATGGGCAAGGTAATGCAGCCTCTGAACCGGCTGCGATACGAGATTCGCTTTATCGAGTCCGGAGAGGAGTGTCTGTCGGAGATTACCCGTGAGGACGTTCGGGAATCCTTGCTGAAAGCCATCCAGAGCAAGAAAGAAACCCTGCCCATCGCGATCTGGAATGCCACCTGGGGCATTCAGGAAATCGAGCCCCTATTTACCCTGGCCAAGGGTAACTACCCGGTGGCCCCGGAGGGCAATCCGGTTTCCGATCTGGCGATTGATGCCAACCGCCTGAACGATACGGTGGCAATGCTGCTAGCAGGTAACCTGAGCCCGTCTCTGGATTTTGTTGGTGAGGTCCACCAACGCTGGCAGGCCGAGCACCGCGCCGGTCAGCTTGTGAACAGTGCCCGCTTGCTGATTGCACGGCTTGGCGATGGCACGGCGCTGTTGAAGGAGCGAATCGAGGGTCGTCCCCTTTGCCTAAATGGGAAACCCAATAACCAGTCGAACATTGTCCAGAGCATGTTCTTCAGCGTGTATATCGAGAAGGTTCAGCCGTATCTGGCGACGGTCAAAAGGGCGCAGGAGCAGCTGATCGATCCGCTGCGACGTCTTGCCACCATGCAACAGTCGGTCATGACGGCGGAATTCAGGCGGTGGCAGAGTCGTCATCTTGAAGCGATGGGTGATGAATCACTCTGGGCGCAGCTCGACGGTGCCATCGCCGACCATACCCGGGCCTGGCAGACCCTTCTCGAACAGTGCGGGCTCAGGCCCCAGGCCTGA
- the mtnC gene encoding acireductone synthase has product MIRVILTDIEGTTSSISFVHEVLFPYAAENMAEFVRDGHQSSLEISEQLDAVAEVSGVERKDIEGLIDVLLEWIREDRKETSLKALQGMLWQKGYQEGAFRGHVYADAADYLQRWHDRGLRLFVYSSGSVKAQKLIFGFSESGDLTPFFSGYFDTRVGAKREPAAYQTILNELGVEAGTVMFLSDVEAELEAAASVGMKTVLLVRDGNKPSASSHPVAEDFSEVDALLQAR; this is encoded by the coding sequence ATGATCCGCGTAATATTGACGGACATCGAGGGAACCACCAGTTCGATTTCGTTCGTTCACGAGGTGCTGTTTCCCTATGCAGCGGAGAACATGGCGGAATTCGTTCGCGATGGTCATCAGAGCAGTTTGGAAATCTCTGAACAGCTTGATGCGGTGGCTGAGGTTTCCGGCGTCGAGAGGAAAGATATTGAAGGTCTGATTGATGTCCTTCTGGAATGGATCCGGGAGGATCGAAAGGAAACCTCGCTCAAGGCGCTTCAGGGCATGCTCTGGCAGAAGGGCTATCAGGAGGGCGCATTCCGGGGGCATGTTTATGCGGATGCGGCCGATTACCTGCAGCGTTGGCATGATCGCGGCTTGAGGTTGTTCGTCTACTCTTCCGGCTCGGTCAAGGCCCAGAAGCTGATTTTCGGATTCAGCGAATCCGGCGATCTGACGCCTTTCTTTTCCGGCTACTTCGATACCCGCGTGGGTGCAAAACGGGAGCCGGCAGCCTATCAAACCATTTTAAACGAACTGGGTGTGGAAGCGGGTACCGTGATGTTTCTTTCGGACGTGGAGGCCGAACTGGAGGCTGCCGCGTCGGTCGGCATGAAAACTGTCCTGCTGGTACGCGATGGCAATAAGCCGTCAGCCAGCAGCCACCCTGTAGCTGAAGATTTTTCTGAGGTCGATGCACTGCTTCAGGCTCGCTGA